In the Engystomops pustulosus chromosome 2, aEngPut4.maternal, whole genome shotgun sequence genome, one interval contains:
- the LOC140117866 gene encoding transmembrane protein 198, which produces MAFDSSPYVLPGVSQHFNIQTVDTGQEDPFEDLCSLENGRHYDVVPTVVCSLCCLFGLVYIFFGYRCFKAIMFLSGLLAGSAVIFLLCYKERILETQLSLELSAGIALGIGLLCGLVTMLVHSVGLFMTGLILGLLLAMACLVGLEQFYHPPTAWIPIGVMMGSAMLFAVLTLQWQKLFTVISTATFGAAILSVCTDYFIEMMLLVQYVYDCLRLDVSHPLCWFSWVVLGIWPVLSILGIVVQWKLTAEGFSHTDVIISRRQKRLQLLRIRQKEAKKRQSVASQEGTYRRKANPIKRYTGDILAPSYLQSLRERQTGTGTSMSSLNTNPQTVVDMDYECGSTVPLTATTPVIRV; this is translated from the exons ATGGCATTTGATTCCTCACCTTATGTCCTGCCAGGGGTTTCCCAGCACTTCAATATTCAGACTGTTGACACCGGCCAAGAAGATCCTTTTGAGGACTTGTGTAGCCTAGAAAATGGCCGCCATTATGATGTGGTTCCCACTGTGGTCTGTTCCCTGTGCTGCCTTTTTGGacttgtgtatatattttttg GTTACAGATGCTTCAAAGCCATTATGTTTCTTTCGGGCCTGCTGGCTGGATCAGCGGTCATTTTTTTACTCTGTTACAAAGAGCGAATCCTGGAAACTCAACTGAGCCTGGAGCTAAGTGCAGGCATCGCCTTGGGCATTGGCCTGCTTTGTGGACTAGTCACTATGCTGGTGCACAGTGTGGGCCTGTTTATGACGGGTCTGATTCTTGGACTTCTGCTGGCCATGGCATGTCTAGTCGGCTTGGAGCAGTTCTACCATCCACCCACAGCCTGGATTCCTATCGGAGTGATGATGGGCTCTGCAATGCTCTTTGCTGTATTGACTCTGCAGTGGCAAAAACTTTTTACTGTGATTTCCACGGCTACGTTTGGAGCTGCTATATTGTCTGTGTGCACAGATTATTTCATTGAAAtgatgctgctggtgcagtatgtCTACGACTGTCTCCGCCTTGATGTGTCTCATCCCCTCTGCTGGTTCAGCTGGGTGGTACTCGGCATCTGGCCAGTGTTAAGCATTCTGGGGATTGTGGTCCAGTGGAAGCTGACGGCTGAAGGTTTCTCACATACAGATG TGATTATAAGCAGACGCCAGAAACGCCTCCAACTTCTCAGAATCCGCCAAAAAGAGGCCAAGAAACGTCAGAGTGTGGCTTCTCAAGAAGGGACTTATCGCCGAAAGGCCAACCCTATAAAAAGATACACTGGGGATATCCTTGCTCCG AGTTACTTGCAGAGCCTAAGAGAGCGTCAGACCGGCACTGGTACATCGATGAGCAGCCTAAACACCAACCCGCAGACTGTAGTGGACATGGACTATGAATGTGGTTCTACTGTGCCCCTTACTGCCACTACTCCTGTGATTCGTGTCTGA